GGTCGCGCGGTCTACAGACCGTTGGCCAGGCGACCTTGCAACGCCCTTAGAAACCGAGTCTGCGCCCGCCCAAAAGAACGCTCTCCGCAGCAGCTTGTCGATGCAATTGATCGCCCAAGAAGAGAGGCAAAGTGCGATGGACGTGTGGACAGGGATGGCCGAAAGCGTAACCTTGACGTGCATGATGAAGTGAAGTGACGAAACAAAAGTGGACGGAGCATTATATTGACAAGTCGGTATGCGGTGCGGGGTGGCCAAGAATCAATTCTCCTTCCACCTAAATGCTAGCTGAATGCCTAAGAATTACCAGCTACTACTACTCGGGTACTAGTATATCTGCAGCTCGATATGTTCTGGCAGTGGCACACTGGCACCGGGCCAGGAGCAGAGCAGACAGAGGCCGAGGCCAGTAGGCCACATCCACATGCCATTCGCCGTCTCCGCCGCGCCCGCGCAAGCCCAGCCACCCACGCATGCCACTCGTCGGGGATAAATCCCCCCACGTCTCATCTCTGCACCTCCAACCAAGCAATCCCAAGTTCCAACAAGCAGAAGCAGAGGAGAGCAATACCCACTaccaccaacgccgccgccgtcgcggcaGAGCTCGCCAcacccactaccaccaccaccacccgacCTGTTGCGGACCAAGAAACGGAACCGCCCACGGTGCTGACAGTATGGTGCAAGTCGCTGCTCTTCTACTGCGACGGCTTCACCGTCTACGACGCCAGGGGCGACCTCGCCTTCCGCGTCGACTGCTACGCCGCCTCCCGGAGGCGCGCCGAGGTCGTGCTCATGGACGCCGCGGGGGCGCCACTCCTCACGGTGCGCCGCAAGAGGCTCAGCCTGGCGGAACGCTGGCTCATCTACGACGGCGCCGACGCCGGCACCACGCCGCCGCCTCGCCCTCTCCTCTCCGTCTGCCGCCACGTCGGCGGCCTCCACTCCTCCGGCAGCGGCAAGACGCTGGCGCGCGTCGTCATGCCCACCGCCACATCCGAGGCGTTCGTGGTCGAGGGCTCGTACGGCCGGCGTGCCTGCGCCGTGCGCGACGCGCGCGGCGACGTCGTGGCCGAGGTGCGGCGCAAGGAGGCCGTGGGCGACGACGTGTTCAGGCTCGTGGTGAGTCCCCGCCTCGGCGCGCCGCTCGCCATGGGGCTCGTCATCGCCCTCGACGAGATGTTCGGCGGCCGCGGCTCGGCGCGCTCGTGGCTGCGCGGCCCGTGCTAGGATAGGATAGGCAGTGTACATGTAGAACCGAAAGGCGCCCATGTACAGGCGCGTGCTAGGATAGGTAGTGTACACTTAGTACAAGCCAAGGGAGCCAACGTGTCAGTGTCAGGGCAAAGTCTGTATCCTACCGTACAGTGTAGAGTGTGGACCTCTCTACACAGAGATGGGGCCTACCGGCCCCAGTTGTCAGCGTCAGCAGAGTTGATAATGCAGGCTGCAGCTAGGCTAACCCAAAGTATGCCGTATCAGATTCATCCGGCTAAAGCGCAGAAGAGTCAAATTCTCTATCtttgctcttttttttttcttttattacaACACTCTACCTATGCTTTATGTTCGCATGCTTAAACTCTACCCTTGGCTCTATTCGGCTGCTCGTAAAGCCGTTTGTGCTGATTTGAATGGCTGATTTTttggaagagaaaaatactgtaccatagcTTATAATGGCAGCCGAACACTCCCAAGATATTTGTTGTTCAACTTCATGCTCATGCACATGTAGTGAACCATGTCCATGTAGCACGGATCTGCATGGTTAGCATTGTACATGGCATAGTCAATAATTTTTCATATTTATATTACTGTTGATATACCTATATGTCAATGAAGGTATACTTACAATGCACTTACACGATTCAAAGAGTCCTCTGGATGTGCATGGTTTCTCATTGATATCCTCAAATATATATAGATGGAATGAATACGCATTGAACATCCCTGAACGTTACAAAATGTCTTGAGCAGATGCGAGTAATAATGTTTCAATTTTCAAATGAACAACGGACAAATTATACCAAGTGGTATATTGTTGATCGCAACTTGTTTATTTGTAATATTTAACACAATGTTATCATATATCCTTTAGCATAAATGATAACACAAGAATGTAACATCTTGGAATATGACCATATGAGGCCGTTTAACAAATTCAAAACAAATTGGATTTTGAAACTCTAAGAACTTAGAACATAGTTTGTGGACTTTAAttaattttaaataaaaaagcCATCAACTGCAAAGTTGTATATGGCTTCGAGATCCATAACTTTGATATAAACTTTGCCTTCATATGATATTAATATGTTGCATCCTAGCTAAAAAACTAACTAGAAATCTCAAGCTAAGTGCCAATATGCATTCTCTAATGCATAACAACATAAAATTGTACGCCAATATGCATTCTCTAATTCACAGCCTTAGCGGTTTTCAGTTACACCTAAGGAAATGTGGATTACTTTGGTGGTTTCTAATAACACTCAAGGAAATTAAATATGAATTACCTTGACAGCTTTAAATAGCACTCAAGCAAATGAGGAAATACCTTGGCGGCCAGTAACAACACTTAAGGAAACATGGAATTATCTTTGGCGGCTTGGACTAGCAATCAACGAAATGTGATATTACCTTGGCGGTTTGGGTTAGCACTCAAGAATATGCATTTTCTTGGAGGTTTCATATGACCCCATGGTAATGATATATCCTTGGGGTTTCAATTTCACCCCTCAAGATAATTGCTAGCCCCAAGGATATTTTGTTTTCTATTAGTGTAGGGACCTTGGGCGGTGAACACTTTGGTGTGCACAAACGTTCCATGTTGCTCGAGGACCACGACTCTTATGTGCTCCGCTGACTCGTCGGATGTGTTGGGGCAGGCGGGTCAGAATCCGGTGTGCCAGTGATTCCACATGCAGCGGGGTGTGAAGGGCGGGTGGGCGGGCCAGCGGCATGGTGCAGGAGCATAAGTGGGCAGTGAGGCAATGCAGTACAACTTTCTAGCACAACCTATCCATCGCGTTTCCAGCGAGCCTGGTTTTAGTGTGGTCGGTATCAAGCAACCAAACAATTCCAACCTGTATTGTTGGAGCCTAGATAAGAGGCAAGCAAACAAGCATATGCTTGCAAGGCCATGGTAAAAATCAACGTGGTAAGTATTGCGAGTAGATATTCCCTCTGTTTTAACTTACATGTCATGTTAGCTATGTCCTTAGTCAAACATCGATTTCATAAAATTTAAATAAATTCATGACATAGCGGGATTTATGTTTTTAGACTCACTACAAGGAATACTTTCATAGTCTATAATTTATATATTGTGAAACTATAAATATTTTTTGAAATGGATGGTTAAAGATAGTAATGTTTAACTTAGGATAAAGATAATGTGACATGTAAATAAAACGGAGGAAGTAACTGTTAATGGAGACAATCCTCTCTCAATGGTCTCCGGTATACTAATAGTAAAAAAATTGGTCTCCGGTATAAATGAGAAATCCAAAGATAAAACTTGGGACGACGTGTTGCTTGCATGCGGAGGAGGAGATGAACAGACGGAGACGGCCAGCGTACGTGGAGAGGAAACGATCGATGCAATTCCTCCGTCCGAAACGCCTGCCACCACGACCCCTCCGACGAACCGCTGGCCTTCCCGCGCGCCTCTTCCACTTCCACCACTAACATCAGTACATAACCGCTAGCTCCTCGATCGATTTATCTTCCCCCACCAAAATCCCTTCCACACCAACCAACCTGCCTCGCTCTCGAATTAACATAACAGCCAGACATGGCGCCGCCCCTCGTCTGTGGTAAGCTGCACCATCGGCTCCTCCGGGCGGCGGCCTATGGTGACCTCCGCCGCTTCAAGAGTGCGTCATCTTCGAATTCGCGCGCGGCCGGCCGGCCAGCCGTGTTCTTTTATTTAATTTTGTGTGCTCAGCGAATTGAACGAGCTAACAGGGCGCTAGctgatttaatttattatttttacTTTTTGAATGTAAATTTATTATTTTTACTATCTGATCGTCGATCGAACGTCTCGTGCCTCTCGATCAGGGATCGCGAGCGCGCTTGACGGCGGGAAGGGCCGAATCAGGGAGGTGGTGGAGGCCGTCTGGGACGGCAACGGCGCCGGAGCACTACACGTCGCCGCCGCGCACGGGAGGACACGGGTGTGTGCTTACCTAGTAGAGGAGCTTCAGATGGATGTCAACGATACTGCCGTCCTGTCAGGTGCTACTCCACTCCATCTTGATGTCCTACTCTTACTCTCAGCGATGCAAGGTGGTGGCAAGCAGTATGCTGAGGTGGATGTTTCATCCGGGGACGGGGACGCCGCCGCGCGCAATGCAAAGAATTCTTGGGATTATACATGAAACTAGGCTAAGTAGGCCCTATTTTGGAATTATATACATAGAAATGGAATGAAAGTACTATTCTTTATGCAATTCACATATACACAGCgtcacatttttttttttttgcaaattaaCCACTATATATATCGCGAATGGCTTCTGAATCCGGCTTATTCAACTTCAGCTTAATAAATTATCTAATTCCACATTCCTCTTGTGTTGCACGTACTTTGAAATCAGGCTCTCATTAATTGTTCATTATTTCTTATAACCCAAATATTTGAACATGGTTGTGCGCTTTACATAAAATAGCTAGGCACATTTCCAAGTATTTAAGATATTGTTTTCATATATTATTTGTGTATTTATGCACCTGAAAACTACAAATACATACTTCATTCATGGAAGCACaccaaatgcaaaaaaaaaaatgtctATGCAATGCATCATGATGTTTTTCATGGACTATGAccccattcgcttcgctgaaaaaacaagccgaaacactgttctggctgatttgttgtgagagaaaaacactgtaccggctgaaaaaacaagctgaaaagtacgttTAGCATGAATATAATGCAATGTTTGAGGTCCCAGTGGTGTCATTTAATCTCTCAACATGTTATTGTTATTTAAAATCTTTAGATTTCTATTTTATTTGTGTACATAGCATGTCATCATAGAAAACTTGCTGATGTTTATTTGTTATAATTAAGGAGATTTAATGATGATTTTGTATGAAACTTTATTGTAATGATGATTTTGTAGGTGATACACCTCTCACCTATGCAGTTCGTTCCAAAAAAAATGTGGATGCTGTGAGGTATCTTCTAGATCATGATGCTGATCCAAATAAGCATGTGCATCATGGGTGTACCCCACTAAGTATCTCAGTTGGAAAAGGTACAACATATCATGCATACACATCTCATTGTTCTTATGTATTATATGTGGTTATGTCATTACTTATTAATAACTTTGTATTAATTAATAAATTCCTTTTAAAAGGCTCACGGAATGTGCTACACAACTTGTTGGATATCCATCATGGATACCAAAACAGAGAATGCATGCCATATATGTCACATTTAATTAGGATATACTTAGTTTTATTGGTTCCAATTTTTTCAGAGAGAGAGATTCCCACAAATGAGCAAAAAATTCTTATTTTTACTAACACTTGAATTGCTTAACGTCTCTAAATCAATCTGATAATAATATTGGTATGTTATTAATCCAATCCAGTTACATACATTTTGTGCACAGATTGTTAGAAGAAAGGCTTAGTGTCACTGTGGTagaaaaaatattgtttgttagCTAATATCAAATTCTTTAGTGGATGGTAACAATCTTAGCTTTCCCAACATTTTAATTCCTATCCAAACCCATAAAGTATCTAAACTTGGCAAGAGAATAAAGCACTGTTTTCAGCTAAACCTTCTGACACTATGACCGTTGGGTTCATTTGAAATTTTAGAATGTTTAAGTCACTATTACCATCAATAGTTAATTTCCTTAATGAATTAAGACATTCTTTCAATGTCTAGGTACATATAGGCAGGACACCAGCTTAAACATCATTGTCTTCTATTTGATTTAATATGCCGATCCAGGTTACATATAATTGAATAATAGATATGTCTCAATGAATCCACATGAAATTTATAAATAATAACAGGTTGTTGCAAAACCACTAATAATTAAAAAAATCTACTCAAACAAGTATTCAATATGTTTCTCTTACT
The sequence above is drawn from the Miscanthus floridulus cultivar M001 chromosome 15, ASM1932011v1, whole genome shotgun sequence genome and encodes:
- the LOC136506968 gene encoding protein LURP-one-related 8-like; this encodes MFWQWHTGTGPGAEQTEAEASRPHPHAIRRLRRARASPATHACHSSGINPPTSHLCTSNQAIPSSNKQKQRRAIPTTTNAAAVAAELATPTTTTTTRPVADQETEPPTVLTVWCKSLLFYCDGFTVYDARGDLAFRVDCYAASRRRAEVVLMDAAGAPLLTVRRKRLSLAERWLIYDGADAGTTPPPRPLLSVCRHVGGLHSSGSGKTLARVVMPTATSEAFVVEGSYGRRACAVRDARGDVVAEVRRKEAVGDDVFRLVVSPRLGAPLAMGLVIALDEMFGGRGSARSWLRGPC
- the LOC136506969 gene encoding uncharacterized protein, translated to MAPPLVCGKLHHRLLRAAAYGDLRRFKRIASALDGGKGRIREVVEAVWDGNGAGALHVAAAHGRTRVCAYLVEELQMDVNDTAVLSGDTPLTYAVRSKKNVDAVRYLLDHDADPNKHVHHGCTPLSISVGKGICVMVELLLSKGADVNSLSCGGTPLHVAAMENHSAVMKILLDYNADLA